Proteins encoded by one window of Chondromyces crocatus:
- the tnpA gene encoding IS66 family insertion sequence element accessory protein TnpA, translating to MATRAEWSERVERWKQSGLSAKAFAGLEGLTVQSLYWWTSRLRTSSGAALQGTPPRFLPVRVVKSPQAQLTRAGVAPSPATATGIELALPNGCIVRVQEGFDTTTLARVLRVAGGAGAC from the coding sequence ATGGCGACGCGAGCGGAGTGGAGTGAGCGGGTAGAGCGCTGGAAGCAGAGCGGCTTGAGCGCAAAGGCGTTTGCCGGGTTGGAGGGGCTGACGGTCCAGTCGTTGTACTGGTGGACGTCGAGGCTCCGTACGTCCTCTGGAGCGGCGCTTCAGGGCACACCGCCGAGGTTTCTCCCGGTCCGAGTCGTCAAGTCGCCACAGGCCCAGCTGACGCGCGCAGGGGTGGCGCCGTCGCCTGCCACCGCAACCGGCATCGAGCTGGCGCTCCCCAATGGGTGCATCGTACGGGTGCAGGAGGGCTTCGACACGACGACGCTGGCGCGGGTGCTCCGTGTGGCTGGAGGCGCTGGCGCATGCTGA
- a CDS encoding SpvB/TcaC N-terminal domain-containing protein codes for MNPRSPTDDVSMQPSPHTIRSGAVGAEEGTGASPPRRLTPVAAPSPSLPKGGGAIRGIGEKFSVSPATGTGSLTVPIAVSPGRAGAQPDLGLSYDSSTGNGLFGAGWQLSAPRITRKTDKGLPRYEDALESDTFVLSGAEDLVPVPDEHGALTPEIDGDESVLRYRPRTEGLFARIERRTNTTTGRTYWKVTTRDNVTSLYGKADEGRIADPKNARRVFAWLLEETRDDRGHVTTYEYKAEDLAGASQAATYEAHRHAGLSPEANRHLKRIRYGNVTPGDDETMLFEVVFDYGEHDEAVPTPEEVQPWSRRQDPFSTYRAGFEVRTARLCRRVLMFHHMAELDPEATSSAPGDFAPTLVRSTDFVYDDNPVLSKLTAVTHSGYVRNSNGSGYQKKSFPPVEFGYSEPELDTTVRFLDKESVRDLAGALQGSTQWVDLDGEGLPGLLVRQGSALLYKRNLGAGQLGPARALPSRPSLGASGLQVLDLDADGQKEMVFFERPVAGYFDRTEEEAWAPFRAFPAQPVIDWSDPNLQFVDLNGDGSDDVLIARGTTLVWYPSRAKGGFEPPVTLAAPRDGERGAALLFTDGHHTVFLADMSGDGLSDLVRVTNGNVCYWPNLGHGRFGAKVILHGAPWFDHADKFDPRRVRLADVDGSGTTDVLYVRGDGIWWYPNQAGNGLGAGVKFPSMPDHSLHSTFAVLDLLGTGTGCLVWSSPLPGFAAAPLRYMDLLAGKKPHLMTSVKNNLGLETRLQYAPSTKFFLQDRAAGTPWVTKLPFPVHVVERVESYDHVSRVRFASEYRYHHGYYDGEEREFRGFGLVEQVDTEAFSAVRGVGLFPEVTPVNGELPQPPVLTKTWLHTGAWRKGAEISRQYEKEYYQGERGGGGGLVEEPRLPDTILPAGLRPDEMRQACRALRGQTLRQEVYALDGSEAETRPYSVVESSHAVRREQAARGETPGVFLVSPREAISLYYERHEDAEGRLDPRVSHAFTLEVDDFGVARASVAVAYPRRHGPSTVAAQNELHVTLTETEVVHLANASDGYRLGIPISTRTYELHGLTTPTGVYAFEDVVTAVAEARGKAARAYEDWPPTGGAPMPSLPERRLIEDMRVRYQDSGNLPAPLALGVADVHALPYESYQLALTQGQIDTTFNDGSTRVTSAILLEGGYVQLPDEAGWWIPSGRQVFDAAKFFLPTSVIDPWGTVSTVEYDDYHLLVERTEDALGNEVVVANDYRVLSTVAITDPNGNRSAAQLDALGMVIATAVMGKLGSLDGDTLDEPTTTLEIDLFRYMNTGKPSVIHARARETHGDPNTRWQESYTYSDGSGREIMRKVQAAPGLAPLLDEHGHPVLGLDGKPEMATATPRWVGNGRTVVDNKGNPIKQYEPYFSSTFEFEDDEVLVHWGVTPVLRYDPLGRLVRTDFPDGTCARVEFSPWSQTSWDANDTVLDEGNLWFAARQPGATPTPSAADQRAATLAAAHAGTPSIAHVDPLGRSVVSVADLGGGTKLYTTSTLDLEGNPVIITDARGNDCMVHTFDVAGRKVHQHSIDAGTRRMLSDVLGSPLRGWDSRGHTLRTTYDVLRRPTGLWMQQGIDPEVLAERTIYGEGVPSAPTLNLRGKVYQQYDGAGLVTSDGFDFKGNLLGSTRTLAVDYQNQLDWNATPAPALEVETFTSTTAYDALNRPVSTTKPDQSETRPTYNEAGQLEAVDVRLRGALTPTSFVDHIAYSAKGQRERIFYGNGIITEYTYNRLTSRLTRLETTRTSDSVVLQDLRYTHDPVGNIVLTEDKAQQDLYHNSQLVEPVSRYEYDALYRLIHAEGREHAGQNANIQQDAEGFPLVEAAHPNDPQALRNYTESYDYDEVGNILTMAHQAVGGGWTRHCEIDANSNRLLSNSLPGDFPPAPYSAHYTYDAHGNMTAMPHLAGIGWDFKDQQRTIDLGGGGTAYYVYDAAGARVRKVYEHSGITEERTYLGGYELYRRREGLNQDLVLERETLHVMDGTRRVAMVETKTVATSGPLVTPHSCIRYQLENNLGSSTLELDDSGLIISYEEYHPFGTTSYWSAKGATEVSWRRYRYTGKEKDEETGLYYHGARYYAPWLARWTSTDPMGLVDGPNLYGYVRGNPVRLRDPSGTHEDDPNYGLEALQRINQVNAAQLDLPSATPAEQKAQGQQAAEAAKARAESAREEALKARATPATKQEKWKAAKTGAKHDLIENAGHFVLASVALPAGPPIVVASLFVDMKWLHGEKAPSAGAEGLRKFQLDNSYSDGRTFSQVMQAGLSLVPWGGIVTGVRAAAGKMPGWVGFGSGGGGRPITDAQRLASLAENYGLTQERLVSQARIREIVSQHIDEPIHQVEIFLHGTTSKTAAEFTPHAGKRLFTAMFEDVALHFGQRTVAKAGQGEVGVVAIAIPRDITNRIRSLGQLTPRPISDMPKQMEWIFQPGAVELIRQHGTIVHIPPARAK; via the coding sequence ATGAATCCGCGAAGCCCCACGGACGACGTGTCGATGCAGCCTTCGCCTCATACGATTCGCAGCGGGGCAGTCGGTGCCGAAGAGGGCACAGGAGCTTCGCCTCCGCGCAGGCTGACGCCCGTCGCAGCGCCGTCCCCTTCCCTTCCCAAGGGCGGCGGGGCCATTCGCGGGATCGGTGAGAAGTTCTCGGTCAGCCCGGCGACGGGCACCGGCTCTCTCACCGTTCCCATCGCGGTCAGCCCGGGTCGGGCGGGCGCGCAGCCGGACCTCGGGCTGTCGTACGATTCGAGCACGGGGAATGGGCTGTTCGGTGCAGGATGGCAGCTCTCGGCGCCGCGGATCACGCGCAAGACCGACAAGGGATTGCCGCGCTACGAGGATGCGCTGGAGTCCGACACCTTCGTGCTGTCAGGCGCGGAGGATCTGGTCCCCGTGCCGGACGAGCATGGCGCGTTGACGCCCGAGATCGACGGGGACGAGTCGGTGCTGCGCTATCGACCTCGGACCGAGGGGCTGTTCGCGCGCATCGAGCGGCGGACGAACACCACCACGGGTCGCACGTACTGGAAGGTGACGACACGCGACAACGTCACCAGCCTCTATGGCAAGGCGGACGAGGGCCGCATTGCAGACCCGAAGAATGCCCGGCGGGTCTTCGCGTGGCTCCTGGAGGAGACGCGCGACGACCGGGGCCATGTGACGACCTATGAGTACAAGGCCGAGGACCTGGCGGGAGCGTCGCAGGCAGCGACGTACGAGGCGCACCGTCATGCGGGGCTCTCGCCGGAGGCCAACCGGCACCTGAAGCGCATTCGCTACGGCAATGTGACGCCAGGGGATGACGAGACGATGCTGTTCGAGGTCGTCTTCGATTATGGCGAGCACGACGAGGCCGTGCCGACGCCCGAGGAGGTCCAGCCGTGGTCGCGGCGGCAGGATCCCTTCTCGACGTACCGCGCCGGGTTCGAGGTGCGCACCGCGCGGCTGTGCCGGCGGGTGCTGATGTTCCACCACATGGCGGAGCTGGACCCCGAGGCCACCTCCAGCGCCCCGGGGGACTTTGCGCCCACGCTCGTGCGCTCGACGGACTTCGTTTACGACGACAACCCGGTCCTCTCCAAGCTCACGGCGGTGACGCACTCGGGTTACGTTCGGAATTCGAACGGCAGCGGCTACCAGAAGAAATCGTTCCCGCCGGTGGAGTTCGGGTATTCGGAGCCGGAGCTCGATACCACCGTTCGCTTCCTCGACAAGGAGAGCGTGCGCGACCTCGCGGGTGCTCTTCAGGGGTCGACGCAGTGGGTCGATCTGGATGGCGAGGGGCTCCCGGGGTTGCTGGTGCGGCAAGGGAGCGCGCTGCTGTACAAGCGAAACCTGGGTGCGGGACAGCTCGGGCCGGCGCGCGCCTTGCCGTCGAGGCCTTCGCTCGGCGCGAGCGGCTTGCAGGTGCTGGATCTGGACGCCGATGGGCAGAAGGAGATGGTCTTCTTCGAGCGGCCCGTGGCGGGGTATTTCGATCGAACCGAGGAGGAGGCGTGGGCGCCGTTTCGAGCGTTTCCGGCGCAGCCCGTCATCGACTGGTCGGACCCGAACCTTCAGTTCGTCGACCTGAATGGCGATGGGTCCGATGACGTGCTCATTGCACGGGGGACGACGCTGGTCTGGTATCCGTCGCGGGCCAAGGGCGGGTTCGAGCCGCCGGTGACGCTGGCGGCACCACGTGATGGGGAGCGAGGGGCGGCGCTCTTGTTCACCGACGGGCACCACACGGTGTTCCTGGCCGACATGAGCGGGGATGGGCTCAGCGATCTGGTCCGGGTCACGAATGGCAATGTTTGCTACTGGCCGAACCTGGGGCACGGGCGCTTCGGCGCGAAGGTGATCTTGCACGGCGCGCCGTGGTTCGATCATGCGGACAAGTTCGATCCTCGGCGGGTGCGGCTGGCGGACGTGGACGGGTCGGGGACGACCGATGTGCTGTACGTGCGCGGGGACGGGATCTGGTGGTACCCGAACCAGGCGGGGAATGGCTTGGGCGCCGGGGTGAAGTTCCCGAGCATGCCGGACCATAGCCTTCACTCGACCTTTGCCGTGCTCGACCTGCTCGGCACGGGGACGGGGTGCCTCGTCTGGTCGAGTCCTCTGCCCGGGTTTGCGGCAGCACCGCTGCGCTACATGGACCTGCTGGCCGGCAAGAAGCCGCACCTGATGACGTCGGTGAAGAACAACCTGGGGCTGGAAACGAGGCTCCAGTATGCGCCGTCGACGAAGTTCTTCTTGCAGGATCGCGCGGCGGGGACGCCGTGGGTGACGAAGCTGCCGTTCCCCGTGCACGTGGTCGAGCGGGTGGAGAGCTACGATCACGTGAGCCGGGTGCGGTTCGCGTCGGAGTACCGCTATCACCACGGGTACTACGACGGGGAGGAGCGAGAGTTCCGCGGGTTCGGGCTCGTGGAGCAGGTGGACACCGAGGCATTCTCGGCGGTGCGGGGGGTGGGGCTGTTTCCGGAGGTGACGCCGGTCAATGGCGAGCTGCCGCAGCCGCCGGTGCTGACGAAGACGTGGCTGCACACGGGAGCCTGGCGGAAAGGGGCGGAGATCAGCCGGCAGTACGAGAAAGAGTACTATCAGGGCGAGCGTGGTGGCGGCGGGGGGCTCGTGGAGGAGCCGCGGCTGCCGGATACGATCTTGCCGGCTGGATTGAGGCCGGACGAGATGCGGCAGGCCTGTCGGGCGCTGCGAGGGCAGACGCTGCGGCAGGAGGTGTACGCGCTGGATGGGTCGGAGGCGGAGACGCGGCCCTACTCGGTGGTGGAGAGCAGTCACGCGGTGCGGCGGGAGCAAGCGGCGCGCGGAGAGACGCCGGGGGTCTTCCTGGTGTCGCCGCGGGAAGCGATCTCGCTGTACTACGAGCGGCACGAGGATGCAGAGGGGAGGCTCGATCCTCGGGTGTCGCACGCGTTCACGCTCGAGGTCGATGATTTCGGCGTCGCGCGGGCGAGTGTCGCGGTGGCGTACCCGAGGCGCCATGGGCCGAGCACGGTGGCAGCGCAGAACGAGCTGCATGTGACGCTGACGGAGACCGAGGTGGTGCATCTGGCGAATGCGTCGGACGGGTATCGCCTGGGCATCCCGATCTCCACGCGCACCTACGAGCTGCACGGCCTCACCACGCCCACCGGGGTTTATGCCTTCGAGGACGTCGTCACGGCGGTCGCCGAGGCACGTGGGAAAGCTGCACGTGCTTATGAAGACTGGCCTCCGACCGGCGGCGCGCCGATGCCTTCGCTGCCCGAACGGAGGCTCATCGAGGACATGCGCGTGCGCTATCAGGACAGTGGCAACCTGCCAGCGCCCCTCGCGCTGGGTGTGGCGGACGTGCACGCACTCCCCTACGAGAGCTATCAGCTCGCGCTCACGCAGGGGCAGATCGACACCACCTTCAATGACGGCTCGACGCGGGTCACCTCGGCGATCCTGCTCGAAGGTGGCTATGTGCAGCTCCCCGATGAAGCGGGATGGTGGATCCCCTCCGGGCGGCAGGTCTTCGATGCGGCGAAGTTCTTCCTGCCCACCTCCGTGATCGATCCCTGGGGGACCGTCAGCACGGTCGAGTACGACGATTACCACCTGCTCGTGGAGCGCACCGAGGATGCGCTCGGCAATGAGGTGGTCGTTGCCAACGATTACCGCGTGCTATCAACCGTGGCGATCACGGACCCCAATGGCAACCGCAGCGCCGCGCAGCTCGACGCCCTGGGGATGGTCATCGCCACGGCGGTGATGGGGAAGCTCGGGAGCCTTGACGGCGACACGCTCGACGAGCCGACCACCACGCTGGAGATCGACCTGTTCCGGTACATGAACACCGGCAAGCCCAGCGTCATCCACGCGCGCGCCCGCGAGACCCACGGAGACCCGAACACCCGCTGGCAGGAGAGCTACACGTACTCCGACGGGTCGGGCCGCGAGATCATGCGTAAGGTCCAGGCCGCACCGGGCCTGGCGCCCCTGCTCGACGAGCATGGCCATCCCGTGCTCGGCCTCGACGGCAAGCCCGAGATGGCGACGGCGACTCCGCGCTGGGTCGGCAACGGCCGCACCGTCGTCGACAACAAGGGCAACCCCATCAAGCAGTACGAGCCCTACTTCAGCAGCACCTTCGAGTTCGAGGACGACGAGGTGCTGGTGCACTGGGGCGTGACGCCGGTCCTTCGCTATGACCCTCTGGGGCGGCTCGTGCGGACCGACTTCCCGGATGGCACCTGCGCGCGGGTAGAGTTCTCGCCCTGGTCGCAAACGTCGTGGGATGCCAACGACACCGTGCTCGACGAGGGCAACCTCTGGTTTGCTGCCCGCCAGCCAGGAGCCACCCCGACGCCAAGCGCCGCCGACCAGCGCGCCGCCACCCTGGCCGCAGCCCATGCCGGCACCCCCTCCATCGCCCACGTAGACCCGCTCGGGCGCTCCGTGGTGAGCGTCGCCGACCTGGGAGGTGGAACGAAGCTCTATACGACGAGCACGCTCGACCTCGAGGGCAACCCGGTCATCATCACCGATGCCCGCGGCAACGACTGCATGGTCCACACCTTCGACGTGGCCGGTCGAAAGGTCCACCAGCACAGCATCGACGCTGGCACCCGCAGGATGCTCTCGGACGTGCTCGGGAGCCCCCTGCGCGGATGGGACAGCCGCGGCCACACCCTCCGGACCACCTACGACGTGCTCCGCCGGCCCACCGGCCTGTGGATGCAGCAGGGCATCGACCCCGAGGTGCTCGCCGAGCGCACCATCTACGGCGAGGGCGTCCCCAGCGCGCCCACCCTCAACCTGCGCGGCAAGGTCTACCAGCAGTACGACGGCGCCGGCCTCGTCACCAGCGATGGCTTCGACTTCAAGGGCAATCTGCTCGGCAGCACCCGCACCCTGGCCGTCGACTACCAGAACCAGCTCGACTGGAACGCGACCCCGGCCCCCGCGCTGGAGGTCGAGACCTTCACCAGCACCACCGCTTACGACGCTCTCAACCGGCCCGTCAGCACCACCAAGCCCGACCAGAGCGAGACTCGGCCGACGTACAACGAAGCCGGCCAGCTCGAAGCCGTCGACGTCCGGCTGCGTGGCGCCCTCACCCCGACCTCCTTTGTCGACCACATCGCCTACAGCGCCAAGGGCCAGCGCGAGCGCATCTTCTACGGCAACGGGATTATCACCGAATACACCTATAATCGCCTCACCTCTCGACTCACGCGCCTCGAGACCACGCGCACCTCGGACAGCGTGGTCCTGCAAGACCTACGCTACACCCACGATCCTGTCGGCAACATCGTCCTCACCGAGGACAAAGCGCAACAGGACCTCTACCACAACAGCCAGCTTGTCGAGCCCGTCTCCCGCTACGAATACGACGCCCTTTATCGCCTGATCCACGCCGAGGGCCGCGAGCACGCTGGCCAGAACGCAAACATCCAGCAGGACGCCGAAGGCTTCCCGCTCGTCGAGGCTGCTCACCCCAACGACCCTCAAGCACTCCGCAACTACACGGAATCGTACGACTACGACGAAGTTGGCAACATCCTCACCATGGCGCACCAAGCTGTCGGGGGCGGGTGGACACGCCATTGCGAGATCGACGCCAACAGCAACCGGCTGCTCTCCAACAGCCTCCCGGGAGACTTTCCACCAGCACCTTACTCGGCGCACTACACATATGATGCTCACGGCAATATGACCGCCATGCCTCACCTGGCAGGCATCGGGTGGGATTTCAAGGACCAGCAGCGAACAATCGACCTCGGAGGCGGTGGAACCGCCTACTACGTGTACGACGCTGCCGGGGCGCGCGTCCGTAAAGTTTACGAGCACAGCGGCATCACGGAGGAGCGCACTTACCTCGGAGGGTACGAGCTGTACCGCCGAAGGGAAGGGCTCAACCAAGACCTCGTTCTGGAGCGTGAAACGCTCCATGTGATGGATGGCACGCGGCGCGTCGCCATGGTGGAGACCAAGACGGTAGCGACATCGGGCCCGCTCGTGACGCCACATTCGTGCATTCGTTACCAGCTAGAAAACAACCTGGGCTCCTCAACACTGGAACTTGATGATAGCGGACTCATCATCTCCTACGAAGAATACCACCCATTCGGAACGACATCGTACTGGTCGGCCAAGGGCGCGACGGAAGTCAGCTGGAGGCGGTATCGCTACACCGGAAAGGAGAAGGACGAGGAAACGGGGCTCTACTATCACGGCGCACGCTACTACGCGCCGTGGCTCGCTAGGTGGACGAGTACAGATCCAATGGGACTGGTGGATGGTCCGAATCTCTACGGGTATGTACGAGGAAACCCTGTCCGCCTGAGAGATCCGAGCGGAACGCACGAAGACGATCCGAACTACGGGCTCGAGGCGCTCCAGAGAATCAATCAGGTCAATGCTGCCCAACTCGACCTCCCCTCTGCCACTCCCGCAGAGCAGAAGGCTCAAGGGCAGCAGGCAGCCGAAGCCGCGAAGGCCAGAGCCGAATCTGCACGAGAGGAGGCCCTGAAAGCCCGCGCCACTCCCGCAACGAAGCAGGAGAAATGGAAAGCAGCAAAAACTGGCGCGAAGCACGATTTGATCGAGAACGCAGGGCACTTCGTACTTGCCTCGGTGGCCCTGCCTGCTGGACCGCCGATAGTAGTGGCATCGTTGTTCGTCGATATGAAATGGCTCCATGGTGAAAAAGCACCGTCGGCTGGAGCAGAGGGTCTCCGCAAATTTCAGCTGGACAACAGTTACAGCGACGGCCGAACGTTTTCTCAGGTTATGCAGGCTGGACTCAGCCTTGTCCCGTGGGGCGGGATTGTCACGGGAGTGCGAGCGGCGGCAGGGAAGATGCCGGGGTGGGTTGGCTTTGGATCGGGCGGCGGCGGCCGTCCTATTACGGATGCGCAGAGGCTTGCAAGCCTCGCTGAGAACTACGGACTCACCCAGGAACGGCTGGTCTCACAAGCAAGGATTCGTGAGATAGTCTCACAGCACATCGACGAGCCGATACATCAAGTTGAAATTTTCCTCCACGGAACAACATCGAAAACTGCGGCTGAGTTTACTCCGCATGCGGGAAAACGACTTTTCACGGCAATGTTCGAGGACGTCGCTCTGCACTTCGGCCAACGCACTGTCGCCAAGGCCGGCCAAGGAGAGGTTGGTGTCGTTGCAATAGCAATACCTCGTGATATTACAAACCGTATCCGATCGCTCGGGCAACTAACTCCGCGACCCATCAGCGACATGCCGAAGCAAATGGAGTGGATTTTTCAACCTGGTGCAGTCGAACTGATAAGACAGCATGGGACAATCGTCCACATTCCACCGGCAAGGGCCAAATGA
- the tnpA gene encoding IS66 family insertion sequence element accessory protein TnpA: protein MATRAEWSERVERWKQSGLSAKAFAGLEGLKVQSLYWWTSRLRTSSGTVLQCTPPRFLPVRVVKSPQAQLARAGVAPSPGTATGIELHRAAFESY, encoded by the coding sequence ATGGCGACGCGAGCGGAGTGGAGTGAGCGGGTAGAGCGCTGGAAGCAGAGCGGCTTGAGCGCGAAGGCGTTTGCCGGGTTGGAGGGGTTGAAGGTCCAGTCGTTGTACTGGTGGACGTCGAGGCTCCGTACATCCTCTGGAACAGTGCTTCAGTGCACACCGCCGAGGTTTCTCCCGGTCCGAGTCGTCAAGTCGCCACAGGCCCAGCTGGCGCGCGCAGGGGTGGCGCCGTCGCCTGGCACCGCAACCGGCATCGAGCTACACCGGGCCGCCTTCGAGAGTTACTGA
- a CDS encoding helix-turn-helix domain-containing protein, with the protein MVRLDLSSREITQLEEIFQTTTDRRFRNRVQAILMTHRGRTQPQIAADLLVDERTVRRWLTAWRDKRLEGLRIHWAPGAPARIRGPLVAEVIEWVRLGPQACGLNRANWTRAELAQHLWRTHGVRVAERSMRRFCRRHGIRPYRPTYRFLRADTAQQAQARRDLRRLKKRGVQRRMRPAQPG; encoded by the coding sequence ATGGTTCGCCTCGATCTCAGCAGCCGGGAGATCACTCAACTCGAGGAGATCTTCCAGACCACGACCGACCGCCGCTTCCGCAATCGGGTCCAGGCCATCCTGATGACCCATCGGGGCCGCACACAACCACAGATCGCAGCCGATCTGCTGGTGGACGAGCGTACGGTGCGGCGTTGGCTCACGGCCTGGCGCGACAAGCGACTCGAAGGCCTTCGAATCCACTGGGCGCCCGGAGCGCCCGCGCGGATCCGTGGGCCGCTTGTGGCAGAAGTCATCGAGTGGGTTCGCCTTGGACCTCAGGCGTGTGGCCTGAATCGGGCCAACTGGACCCGTGCTGAGCTGGCGCAGCACCTGTGGAGGACCCATGGCGTTCGCGTTGCGGAGCGCAGCATGCGTCGCTTCTGCAGACGCCATGGCATTCGACCCTACCGACCCACCTACCGCTTCCTGCGGGCCGACACCGCCCAGCAAGCGCAGGCGCGTCGAGACCTCCGGAGGTTGAAGAAAAGAGGCGTCCAGAGGCGAATGCGTCCTGCTCAGCCAGGATGA
- a CDS encoding transposase: protein MVPTLVRTLGVKGHRPIVGTRDNKDLIYVFVSMNLVTGRLTTRLLPSQTRHRRRYGTHKTRRLQQAFARHLRDVARAYPAQRHRRVVLTIDNAPWHRGKPIQEVLAQFPHLELYRLPSYSPQLNCVERLWKLLRRRATHNRLFEHLAEMAHALRGSLSYFQMLPRRILSLVMSPRRRAKLPAA, encoded by the coding sequence ATGGTCCCGACCCTGGTACGCACGCTCGGCGTGAAAGGGCACCGGCCCATCGTGGGCACCCGCGACAACAAGGACCTGATCTACGTCTTCGTCTCGATGAACCTGGTCACGGGAAGGCTGACGACTCGCCTTCTCCCGAGTCAAACCAGGCATCGGCGCCGGTACGGCACACACAAGACGCGGCGACTGCAACAAGCGTTCGCTCGGCACCTGCGGGATGTGGCGCGCGCCTATCCGGCCCAGCGACACCGCCGTGTTGTGCTCACCATCGACAACGCTCCCTGGCATCGGGGCAAGCCTATCCAAGAGGTACTTGCACAGTTCCCTCATCTCGAACTGTATCGACTCCCCAGTTACAGCCCCCAGCTGAACTGTGTCGAACGGCTATGGAAACTGCTCCGGCGGCGAGCGACCCACAATCGTCTCTTCGAGCACCTGGCGGAGATGGCTCACGCTCTTCGCGGAAGTCTCAGCTACTTCCAGATGCTGCCGCGGCGCATCCTGTCCCTCGTCATGTCACCTCGCCGCCGGGCGAAGTTACCGGCCGCCTGA
- a CDS encoding helix-turn-helix domain-containing protein, which yields MIDSAPWAHRRHPGPATMPLVLSDEQRRSVEARIRPAKAEKRIVQRGQALLLMADGVPAPDIAQLLGVHCRTVEKWRRRFSSGDPVAKLTDAPRSGRPRSLSLGAGLHPGSGGGDPTSL from the coding sequence ATGATTGACTCTGCGCCATGGGCTCATCGCAGACACCCAGGACCAGCGACTATGCCGCTGGTCCTCTCCGATGAGCAGCGACGGAGCGTGGAGGCTCGGATTCGACCAGCGAAGGCGGAGAAGCGAATTGTTCAGCGTGGGCAAGCCTTGCTCCTGATGGCAGATGGCGTCCCCGCCCCGGATATTGCTCAGCTCTTGGGCGTCCACTGCCGCACGGTGGAGAAGTGGCGAAGGCGCTTCTCCTCCGGTGATCCGGTGGCCAAACTGACGGACGCTCCTCGCTCGGGGCGCCCGCGCTCGCTCTCTCTCGGAGCAGGATTGCATCCGGGTAGTGGCGGAGGCGACCCGACCTCCCTCTGA